A window from Mycobacterium botniense encodes these proteins:
- a CDS encoding dienelactone hydrolase family protein, whose product MASARKLVAALTRRGPHRVLRGDLAFAGLPGVVYTPESGRGLPAVAFGHDWLTGVHRYRRVLEHLASWGIVAAAPDTERGLAPSVLNLAFDLGTALDIVAGVRLGSGTISVHPAKLGLVGHGFGGSAAVFAAAGMPDKPAAVAAVFPAVTEPPAEQPAATLTVPGVIFSAPQDPKSLRSNAIELARAWSTATVRVIHKAQPAGLAEGRRLTQAIGLGGPHRKTQAAVRALLTGYLLYAVGGDTTYREFADPSVRLPKTRPVDSAAASASLEEKVVALLKS is encoded by the coding sequence GTGGCTAGTGCTCGCAAACTCGTCGCCGCCCTCACCCGGCGCGGCCCGCACCGGGTTTTGCGCGGCGATCTCGCCTTCGCCGGCCTGCCCGGAGTCGTGTATACCCCCGAGTCGGGACGGGGTCTGCCCGCTGTCGCGTTCGGTCACGACTGGCTCACCGGTGTGCACCGCTACCGTCGTGTGCTCGAGCACCTGGCCTCGTGGGGCATCGTGGCCGCCGCACCCGACACCGAGCGCGGACTGGCGCCCTCTGTGCTCAACCTGGCCTTCGATCTCGGTACCGCCCTCGACATCGTGGCGGGTGTGCGCCTGGGATCGGGCACGATCAGCGTGCACCCCGCCAAACTCGGCCTGGTGGGTCACGGCTTCGGCGGTTCAGCCGCGGTGTTCGCTGCGGCCGGCATGCCGGACAAACCGGCTGCGGTCGCGGCGGTTTTTCCCGCGGTCACCGAGCCCCCCGCAGAGCAGCCGGCCGCAACGCTGACCGTCCCCGGTGTGATCTTCAGCGCTCCGCAAGATCCGAAATCGTTGCGGTCCAACGCTATCGAGCTTGCACGGGCGTGGAGCACGGCAACGGTCCGGGTCATCCACAAAGCCCAGCCCGCCGGGCTGGCCGAGGGCCGGCGGCTCACACAAGCAATCGGCCTCGGCGGCCCGCACCGCAAAACCCAAGCGGCGGTTCGCGCCCTGTTGACCGGCTACCTGCTCTACGCAGTAGGTGGCGACACAACATATCGGGAGTTCGCCGACCCGAGCGTGCGGTTGCCCAAGACCCGCCCGGTCGACTCCGCCGCGGCGTCGGCCAGTCTGGAGGAGAAGGTGGTCGCTCTGCTGAAGAGCTGA
- a CDS encoding type VII secretion target — protein MGQPDRTAIDVGALRALANRFDTTAQMLDEAARNQSAGLVFAGATAGRAHRARGAELRAALERLAAEVSRWSHTTAVIADALRATADRYTHTELRVAARID, from the coding sequence ATGGGACAGCCAGACCGGACCGCTATCGACGTCGGCGCGTTGCGGGCGCTCGCCAACCGATTCGACACCACCGCGCAGATGCTCGACGAGGCGGCACGCAACCAGTCGGCGGGTTTGGTTTTCGCCGGGGCAACAGCCGGGCGGGCGCACCGCGCCCGCGGTGCGGAGCTGCGCGCCGCGCTGGAGCGGTTGGCGGCCGAGGTGTCGCGGTGGTCACACACCACCGCCGTGATCGCCGACGCGCTGCGGGCCACCGCGGACCGCTATACCCACACCGAGCTGCGCGTCGCGGCCAGGATCGACTGA
- the glmM gene encoding phosphoglucosamine mutase, whose protein sequence is MGRLFGTDGVRGVANRELTAELALGLGAAAARRLAGSTAARRSVAVVGRDPRASGEMLEAAVIAGLTSEGVDALRVGVLPTPAVAYLTSAYDADFGVMISASHNPMPDNGIKIFGPGGHKLDDATEDQIEDLLATGPGLRAVGAGIGRVVDARDAMDRYLQQVGKACPVRLDGLSVVVDCAHGAASVAAPRAYRAAGARVIAINAEPDGLNINDRCGSTHLESLRAAVLAHGADLGLAHDGDADRCLAVDAAGQVVDGDAIMVVLALAMQEAGELASNTLVVTVMSNVGLHLAMRKAGITVRTTDVGDRYVLEELRAGDYRLGGEQSGHIVMPALATTGDGILTGLRLMSRMAQTGSSLAALASAMHALPQVLINVEVADKAAAVASPAVQAAVRHAEAQLKDTGRILLRPSGTEQVIRVMVEATDRDVARRLAATVADSVTASA, encoded by the coding sequence ATGGGTCGACTTTTCGGCACCGACGGGGTGCGCGGGGTTGCCAACCGGGAGCTGACCGCTGAGCTTGCCCTGGGCCTGGGCGCTGCAGCGGCGCGCCGACTGGCCGGCTCGACCGCCGCCCGCCGCAGCGTCGCCGTGGTCGGCCGGGATCCGCGGGCCAGCGGGGAGATGCTGGAGGCTGCGGTCATCGCGGGCCTGACCAGCGAGGGTGTTGACGCGTTGCGGGTCGGCGTGCTCCCGACTCCCGCGGTGGCATATCTGACCAGTGCCTACGACGCCGACTTCGGCGTGATGATCTCGGCCTCACATAACCCGATGCCCGACAACGGCATCAAGATCTTCGGGCCGGGCGGGCACAAACTCGACGACGCCACCGAGGACCAGATCGAAGATCTGCTGGCCACCGGTCCGGGTCTGCGTGCAGTCGGGGCGGGGATCGGCCGAGTCGTCGACGCCCGGGACGCGATGGATCGTTATCTACAGCAGGTGGGCAAGGCCTGCCCGGTCCGGCTCGACGGCCTGAGCGTGGTCGTCGACTGCGCCCACGGCGCAGCGTCGGTGGCTGCCCCGCGCGCATACCGCGCTGCCGGTGCCCGGGTGATCGCCATCAACGCCGAACCCGACGGGCTGAACATCAACGACCGTTGCGGGTCCACGCACCTGGAATCACTGCGGGCCGCGGTGCTGGCGCACGGCGCCGATCTGGGACTGGCGCACGATGGCGATGCCGACCGCTGTCTGGCGGTCGACGCCGCCGGCCAGGTGGTCGACGGGGACGCGATCATGGTGGTGCTGGCGCTGGCCATGCAGGAAGCCGGTGAGCTTGCGTCCAACACGCTGGTGGTCACCGTGATGAGCAACGTGGGGCTGCACCTGGCCATGCGCAAGGCCGGTATCACCGTGCGGACCACCGACGTCGGTGACCGCTACGTTCTTGAGGAGTTACGGGCCGGCGACTACCGGCTGGGCGGCGAGCAATCCGGGCATATTGTGATGCCGGCGCTGGCCACCACCGGTGACGGTATCCTCACCGGGCTGCGGCTGATGTCACGGATGGCGCAGACCGGCTCATCGCTGGCCGCTCTCGCCTCGGCGATGCACGCGTTGCCGCAGGTGCTGATCAACGTCGAGGTCGCCGACAAGGCCGCAGCGGTTGCGTCGCCCGCTGTGCAGGCCGCGGTCCGGCACGCCGAAGCCCAGCTCAAAGACACCGGCCGGATCCTGCTGCGCCCCTCGGGAACAGAACAGGTGATCCGGGTGATGGTGGAAGCTACTGATCGAGACGTCGCGCGCCGGCTCGCGGCCACGGTCGCCGATTCGGTAACCGCCTCCGCCTGA
- the rpsI gene encoding 30S ribosomal protein S9, with product MTAGTETSDAATAETFAAPAPAGSPAESFVFERPIQTVGRRKEAVARVRLVPGSGKFDLDGRSLEDYFPNKVHQQLIKAPLVTVDRLHSFDIFAHLDGGGQSGQAGALRLAIARALIVASPEDRPALKKAGFLTRDSRATERKKYGLKKARKAPQYSKR from the coding sequence ATGACCGCAGGCACCGAAACCAGCGACGCCGCGACCGCCGAGACCTTCGCGGCCCCGGCGCCGGCGGGCTCCCCGGCGGAGTCCTTCGTATTCGAGCGCCCGATCCAGACCGTGGGCCGCCGCAAAGAGGCTGTCGCCCGGGTGCGGCTGGTTCCCGGCAGCGGCAAGTTCGACCTGGACGGGCGCAGCCTGGAAGACTACTTCCCCAACAAAGTGCACCAGCAACTGATCAAGGCACCGCTGGTCACCGTGGACCGGCTGCACAGTTTCGATATCTTTGCTCATCTCGACGGCGGGGGACAGTCGGGGCAGGCCGGCGCGCTGCGGCTCGCCATCGCCCGGGCGTTGATTGTGGCCTCGCCCGAGGACCGGCCCGCCCTGAAAAAGGCGGGGTTTCTCACCCGTGATTCGCGGGCTACGGAGCGCAAAAAGTACGGGTTGAAGAAGGCTCGCAAAGCCCCGCAGTACAGCAAACGCTGA
- the rplM gene encoding 50S ribosomal protein L13: MPTYTPKAGDVTRSWYVIDATDVVLGRLAAAAATLLRGKHKPTFTPHVDGGDFVIVVNADKVALSGDKLKSKLVYRHSGYPGGLRKRTLGELMHKHPDRVVEKAIVGMLPKNKLRRKIKRKLRVYAGPVHPHTAQQPIPYEIKQVAQ, from the coding sequence GTGCCTACTTACACGCCGAAGGCGGGTGACGTCACGCGGTCGTGGTATGTCATCGACGCTACGGACGTGGTGCTCGGCCGCCTTGCCGCCGCGGCGGCCACCCTGCTGCGCGGTAAGCACAAGCCGACGTTCACCCCCCACGTCGACGGCGGCGATTTCGTCATCGTCGTCAACGCCGACAAGGTTGCCCTCAGTGGCGACAAGCTCAAGAGCAAGCTGGTCTATCGCCACTCGGGGTATCCCGGCGGGTTGCGTAAACGCACGCTCGGGGAGCTGATGCACAAACACCCTGATCGCGTGGTCGAAAAGGCGATCGTCGGCATGCTGCCCAAGAACAAGCTCAGGCGGAAAATCAAGCGCAAACTGCGGGTCTACGCCGGCCCCGTGCACCCGCACACCGCTCAGCAGCCCATTCCGTACGAGATCAAGCAGGTAGCGCAATGA
- a CDS encoding WXG100 family type VII secretion target: MDPVLSYNFDELEYAVRQDIHTTAARLTAALQELRAQIAPLQQQWTREAAEAYRLEQLRWHHAAAALNEILINLGNAVRDGATEMADADRQAASSWAG, from the coding sequence ATGGACCCGGTGTTGTCGTACAACTTTGACGAACTCGAGTACGCCGTCCGTCAGGACATCCATACCACCGCGGCCCGGTTGACTGCCGCACTACAGGAGCTGCGCGCGCAGATCGCGCCGCTGCAGCAACAGTGGACCCGAGAAGCCGCCGAAGCGTACCGCCTCGAGCAGCTGAGGTGGCACCACGCGGCCGCTGCGCTCAACGAGATACTGATCAACCTTGGCAACGCGGTGCGCGATGGTGCCACCGAGATGGCCGACGCCGACCGGCAGGCGGCGAGCAGTTGGGCAGGCTAG
- a CDS encoding WXG100 family type VII secretion target, whose translation MRTDFDLMRSVAAMTDTRNEEIRAMLHAFIGRMSSVPPSAWHGVAAMRFKDIMSRWNAETIKLHQALHTIAETIRHNAAVLQQASENHAHHITAASGHL comes from the coding sequence CTGCGCACCGACTTCGATCTGATGCGGTCGGTCGCGGCTATGACAGACACCCGGAATGAGGAGATCAGGGCGATGTTACACGCCTTTATCGGGCGCATGAGCAGTGTGCCGCCGTCAGCGTGGCACGGTGTCGCGGCCATGCGGTTCAAAGACATCATGAGCCGCTGGAATGCTGAGACGATCAAGCTGCACCAAGCGCTGCACACCATCGCCGAAACCATCCGGCACAACGCGGCCGTGCTGCAGCAGGCGAGTGAGAACCACGCGCATCACATCACGGCTGCCAGCGGACACCTGTGA
- a CDS encoding type VII secretion-associated protein, protein MSAHRVVIEAGPGAVRRLCCGGAVVADAELADTALDAIDDAVGLVDGHPVAVEAVWSAVLGSLDCGRADAVLLVHPSWWATWRVDMVSAAAGAIAGDVVARPRSWLLAQAVADPQPVVVEVAERVVVVTGCAVAAVPRSGEPHTVADTVAQAVTRTSRGGPVVVVIDAPGTITAAAGLAALIAEALRGTEAGCSVVEVGDAGLQRLVKKHIAARPAPAQPADSPRHTLRRRGVWATMSLAGVASAAAVLAIPGHRELPAQTEPTTFLVEGRVALTVPAHWAVQRIVGGPGSPRVRVSAPGDPEVALHVTQSPVAGETLARTAETLKQAIDAQPAGVFVDFNPAGQTAGRPAVTYREVRTGHDIRWTVLLDGAVRISVGCQSPPGGEQLVREACEQAVRSARALNRSAS, encoded by the coding sequence GTGAGCGCGCACCGCGTCGTCATCGAGGCGGGTCCGGGTGCTGTGCGCCGATTATGTTGCGGTGGTGCAGTGGTCGCCGACGCCGAACTGGCCGACACCGCGCTGGATGCCATCGATGACGCGGTCGGGCTGGTCGACGGCCATCCGGTTGCTGTTGAGGCGGTGTGGTCGGCGGTGCTGGGGTCGTTGGACTGCGGGCGCGCAGATGCCGTGCTGCTCGTCCACCCGTCGTGGTGGGCGACATGGCGTGTGGACATGGTCAGCGCCGCGGCCGGGGCGATCGCCGGTGACGTGGTGGCGCGGCCGCGGTCCTGGCTCCTGGCTCAGGCGGTCGCAGACCCGCAACCGGTGGTGGTTGAGGTCGCCGAGCGGGTGGTCGTCGTCACCGGTTGCGCGGTGGCGGCGGTTCCCCGCAGCGGTGAGCCGCACACCGTGGCCGACACGGTGGCGCAGGCTGTCACCCGCACAAGCCGGGGCGGCCCGGTTGTTGTCGTGATCGACGCGCCCGGCACGATCACCGCGGCAGCCGGCCTGGCGGCGTTGATCGCGGAGGCACTACGCGGCACCGAAGCCGGGTGCAGCGTGGTGGAAGTCGGTGATGCGGGGCTGCAGCGGCTGGTCAAAAAGCACATTGCGGCCAGGCCGGCGCCGGCCCAACCCGCCGACTCACCCCGGCATACCCTGCGCCGTCGCGGGGTGTGGGCGACGATGTCGCTTGCCGGTGTGGCGTCGGCTGCCGCGGTGTTGGCGATCCCAGGTCATCGCGAGCTGCCGGCGCAGACGGAGCCGACGACCTTTCTGGTCGAGGGTCGGGTAGCGTTGACGGTTCCGGCGCACTGGGCGGTCCAGCGTATTGTCGGCGGGCCCGGCTCCCCGCGGGTGCGAGTCAGTGCACCCGGGGATCCCGAGGTGGCGCTGCATGTGACGCAATCGCCGGTGGCCGGGGAAACACTGGCCCGCACCGCGGAAACGTTGAAACAGGCGATCGATGCGCAGCCGGCCGGTGTTTTCGTCGACTTCAACCCGGCCGGGCAGACCGCCGGGCGACCCGCAGTCACCTACCGCGAAGTGCGCACCGGACACGACATCCGGTGGACCGTGCTACTCGACGGTGCGGTGCGGATCAGCGTGGGCTGCCAAAGCCCGCCCGGCGGAGAGCAACTCGTGCGTGAAGCCTGCGAGCAGGCGGTGCGGTCGGCCCGCGCCCTGAACCGGTCGGCGAGTTGA
- the eccCa gene encoding type VII secretion protein EccCa, whose product MAQGDRAGATTGFVPAPGTAPPAGATGEITVAAPPELPPRTRSRLLSRLVPLLTSAVVLVMMTVLVRRGPASAHDPMVHPMLYALPVTILVSAAATYASGHERRRGHEIDCDRADYLSYLSGLRAAVAQTAAAQRRWLAWRHPEPGTLWTLIGSRRMWERRPADQDFCQVRVGVGIREAATRLVPPKPAGRADPVTEAALRRFIGTYSTIADAPITVALTGLAVVTVDGDPARVRGLLRAMLCQLAVLHPPDLLLIAGVVSDTTRRYWDWLKWLPHNRHPTLTDAIGAARMVYSSVGEAQNRLAGLAPPHVVVVVDGGDRLGGHPIAGFTTLVAGDGAHARAAAGGVRLHVTAENLVIRYGADNRQVCARPDRLHMVEAVECARRLGGYHVLNSTGSLARSSDSPWPDLLGISDVTAFDPIALWRSRNHRDRLRVPIGITEAGAPLELDIKEAAEHGTGPHGLCIGATGSGKSEFLRTVALGMMARHPTDVLNLVLVDFKGGATFLHLEQAPHVAAVITNLSDEAQLVVRMQDALAGEMYRRQQLLRAAGNYVSCAAYEQARRAGTRLPALPALFIIVDEFSELLSQHPDFADLFVAIGRQGRSLGMHLLLASQRLDEGRLRGLESHLSYRVCLKTLSANESRLALGTADAFQLPNTPGAGVLRTATGELIRFQTAFVSGPCPKPTAVSASSGAPAAPSVRLFGVTPAGPVTGTAAAPDDQQTPRTVLQAVVDRLAGCAPRAHEVWLAPLGSAPALDTVLRAATPADVAPARLAVPIGIVDRPFEQRRTPLMVDLSGAAGNVAVVGAPRSGKSTAVRTLITALCVTHSPDQVQFYCLDFGGGALGSVCALPHVGSVAGRAEPQRVTRTIAELESIVRSREVFFRDHGISSITQYRGLQSAAGTARPADIFLVIDGWAGLCREFDRLEPAVTALAAQGLSFGVHVVLTASRWAEIRSGLKDQIGTRIELRLGDPADSEMDRKRACHVPAGCPGRGLSPEGLHMVVALPRLDGLDSTAGLSEASVEVAEELRRRHGRSVAPPIPLLPTQVDHAVVVDRAGDRLRTQILIGLEDRQLQPVPVDFDQHEHMLILGDNRCGKTSALRTLCREIVRTTTPAQAQLFVVDARRSLLGVVESEHLGGYAISVTALRALLPEVLELLQRRMPPPRVTQAQLRARSWWSGPEVYVIVDDYDLVATAAGNPLTPISEYLPYARDLGLHLVIARRSGGAAHGLFEPLLAALRDSGCLALLMSGHPEEGPVIGSARFAPLPPGRGILVAGHGDEQLVQVGWSPPP is encoded by the coding sequence ATGGCTCAGGGCGACCGCGCCGGCGCGACGACAGGTTTCGTGCCGGCGCCGGGTACCGCGCCGCCGGCGGGTGCGACCGGTGAGATCACCGTCGCGGCGCCGCCGGAGCTGCCGCCGCGGACACGTTCACGCCTGTTGTCCCGGTTGGTGCCGCTGCTCACCTCGGCGGTGGTGCTGGTCATGATGACGGTGCTGGTGCGCCGGGGACCGGCGAGTGCACACGATCCGATGGTGCACCCGATGTTGTACGCATTGCCGGTGACGATTCTGGTGTCGGCGGCCGCGACATACGCGAGTGGACATGAGCGTCGGCGCGGTCACGAGATCGACTGCGACCGCGCCGACTACCTCAGCTACCTGAGCGGTCTGCGGGCCGCGGTAGCCCAAACCGCCGCAGCGCAGCGGCGATGGCTGGCCTGGCGTCATCCTGAGCCGGGCACACTGTGGACGTTGATCGGCAGCAGACGGATGTGGGAACGCCGGCCGGCCGACCAGGATTTCTGCCAGGTCCGGGTCGGAGTCGGGATCCGCGAAGCAGCGACGCGTTTGGTGCCCCCGAAGCCCGCGGGTCGCGCCGACCCGGTGACCGAGGCAGCGCTGCGCCGCTTCATCGGCACCTACTCGACGATCGCGGACGCGCCGATCACGGTCGCGCTCACCGGACTCGCCGTTGTCACGGTCGACGGCGATCCGGCCCGGGTGCGCGGGCTGCTGCGTGCGATGCTCTGTCAACTTGCGGTGCTGCACCCCCCGGACCTGCTGCTGATCGCGGGCGTGGTCAGCGACACCACTCGCCGCTATTGGGACTGGCTGAAGTGGCTGCCGCACAATCGGCATCCCACCCTCACCGATGCGATCGGTGCCGCCCGCATGGTGTATTCGTCGGTTGGCGAAGCGCAGAACCGGCTTGCGGGCCTCGCACCGCCGCACGTGGTGGTCGTCGTCGACGGCGGTGATCGGCTCGGCGGCCACCCGATCGCGGGATTCACCACCCTGGTGGCCGGCGACGGTGCGCACGCCCGGGCGGCCGCCGGCGGCGTGCGGCTGCACGTCACCGCTGAGAACCTGGTGATCCGGTACGGCGCCGACAACCGGCAGGTATGCGCGCGCCCGGACCGGCTCCACATGGTCGAGGCAGTGGAATGCGCACGGCGGCTGGGCGGCTACCACGTACTCAACAGCACCGGCAGCCTTGCGCGCAGCAGCGATTCACCCTGGCCGGACCTGCTTGGCATCAGCGACGTCACCGCATTCGATCCGATCGCCTTGTGGCGCAGCCGCAATCATCGTGATCGGCTGCGTGTGCCCATCGGTATCACGGAGGCGGGTGCCCCGTTGGAACTCGACATCAAGGAAGCAGCCGAGCACGGCACAGGCCCGCATGGCCTCTGCATCGGGGCGACAGGGTCGGGCAAATCAGAATTCCTCCGGACAGTCGCGCTGGGCATGATGGCCCGGCACCCCACCGACGTGCTCAACCTGGTGCTGGTGGATTTCAAGGGCGGCGCCACCTTCCTGCACCTGGAGCAGGCGCCGCACGTCGCCGCGGTGATCACCAATCTGTCTGATGAGGCTCAGCTGGTCGTCCGCATGCAGGACGCACTGGCGGGTGAGATGTACCGCCGCCAGCAGTTACTGCGGGCGGCGGGCAATTACGTGAGCTGCGCGGCGTATGAGCAGGCGCGGCGGGCGGGCACCCGCCTGCCCGCTCTGCCGGCTTTGTTCATCATTGTCGACGAGTTCTCCGAATTGCTGAGCCAGCACCCTGATTTCGCTGATCTGTTCGTGGCGATCGGGCGTCAGGGCCGGTCGCTGGGGATGCATCTGTTGTTAGCCAGTCAGCGGCTCGACGAGGGCAGACTGCGTGGGCTGGAATCACACCTGTCGTACCGGGTGTGCTTGAAAACGTTGTCCGCCAACGAGTCACGGCTGGCCTTGGGAACCGCGGACGCCTTCCAGTTGCCGAACACTCCGGGCGCCGGTGTACTCCGGACGGCCACCGGTGAGCTGATCCGCTTCCAGACGGCGTTCGTGTCAGGGCCTTGCCCGAAGCCCACTGCCGTTTCCGCGTCCAGCGGCGCGCCGGCTGCGCCATCGGTTCGGCTGTTCGGGGTGACTCCCGCCGGGCCGGTCACCGGCACAGCTGCCGCGCCGGACGACCAGCAGACCCCGCGTACTGTCCTGCAGGCGGTGGTGGATCGCCTCGCCGGTTGCGCACCGCGCGCGCACGAGGTGTGGCTGGCGCCGCTGGGATCGGCGCCAGCTTTGGACACCGTGCTTCGCGCGGCCACACCCGCTGACGTGGCCCCGGCGCGATTGGCGGTGCCCATCGGAATCGTCGATCGCCCGTTCGAGCAGCGCCGCACCCCTTTGATGGTCGACTTGTCCGGTGCGGCAGGCAATGTCGCAGTGGTTGGTGCACCTCGATCAGGTAAGTCGACGGCGGTGCGCACACTGATCACGGCGCTGTGCGTGACCCACAGTCCCGACCAGGTGCAGTTTTACTGTCTGGATTTCGGCGGCGGAGCGCTGGGCTCGGTGTGCGCGTTGCCCCATGTCGGATCGGTAGCCGGGCGCGCGGAGCCGCAACGGGTCACCCGCACGATCGCTGAACTGGAGTCGATCGTGCGCTCCCGGGAAGTCTTTTTTCGCGACCACGGTATCAGCTCGATCACCCAGTATCGGGGCCTGCAGTCCGCCGCCGGCACCGCCCGGCCGGCCGACATCTTTCTGGTCATCGACGGATGGGCGGGCTTGTGCCGCGAGTTCGACAGACTCGAGCCGGCCGTCACTGCACTTGCGGCGCAGGGGCTTTCGTTCGGGGTGCACGTGGTGTTAACGGCGTCGCGCTGGGCGGAGATCAGATCCGGTCTCAAAGACCAGATCGGCACCCGGATCGAGTTGCGGTTGGGTGATCCCGCCGATTCCGAAATGGATCGTAAGCGAGCATGCCACGTTCCGGCCGGTTGCCCGGGCCGGGGACTCTCACCCGAAGGGCTGCACATGGTGGTCGCCCTGCCGCGGCTGGACGGGCTGGACTCAACCGCGGGGCTTTCCGAAGCCAGCGTCGAGGTGGCTGAGGAATTGCGGCGCCGCCACGGCCGATCCGTCGCACCGCCGATACCGTTGCTGCCCACGCAGGTGGATCACGCCGTCGTCGTCGACCGAGCCGGCGACCGGCTGCGCACCCAGATCCTAATCGGGCTCGAAGATCGCCAACTACAGCCTGTCCCAGTCGATTTCGACCAACATGAGCACATGTTGATTCTCGGCGACAACCGGTGCGGCAAGACCAGCGCGCTACGCACACTGTGCCGCGAGATTGTCCGGACCACCACGCCCGCGCAGGCGCAGCTGTTCGTTGTCGACGCCCGGCGCAGCCTGCTCGGCGTGGTCGAATCCGAGCACCTCGGCGGCTACGCCATCTCGGTGACAGCGCTGAGGGCACTGCTTCCTGAGGTGCTGGAGCTACTACAGCGGCGGATGCCACCACCCCGGGTTACCCAGGCGCAGCTGCGGGCACGATCCTGGTGGTCGGGTCCGGAGGTCTATGTCATTGTCGACGACTACGACTTGGTCGCCACCGCCGCGGGCAACCCGTTGACGCCGATTAGCGAATACCTCCCGTATGCAAGGGATCTCGGTTTACATCTGGTGATCGCACGCCGTAGCGGCGGCGCAGCGCATGGGCTGTTCGAGCCGCTGCTCGCGGCGCTCCGCGACTCAGGTTGCCTGGCTTTGCTCATGAGCGGGCACCCCGAGGAGGGACCGGTGATCGGGTCCGCTCGTTTCGCCCCGCTGCCGCCGGGGCGCGGCATTCTGGTTGCGGGTCACGGTGACGAGCAGCTGGTGCAGGTCGGCTGGAGCCCGCCGCCGTGA
- the eccD gene encoding type VII secretion integral membrane protein EccD gives MPESDPGVRRVCIHAGVDRVDLAVPAAMPVATLIPAVVDILAAADHRSPNPPAAPAATRYQLARPGVAPLDPSTTLAQNDIRDGTLLVLTCSSTEPTPAPAVDDTAEAMSTTLGAVTRSWTPNATRLTGAATAGWLACTGFVVLMRNMFVTSSSRHLFLTAGVAAVLSCVTWSASVLSYRAYRDKAVTLTLGLLGVGFSAVAGFFTVPGGPAAPNLLLAATAAAVTSVLTVLVTGCSAPCFASIACVAVVVAVGSVAAVTTAVPLTVLSSAAAVASLGLLEASARVSIVAAGLSPWPDLDADSAVPAADCLAAKAVRADSWLTTLTGAFCWTAGAGAVATAVGVHGSGAPRLGSVVFAIVVGAVLLLRARAQANTRRRVLLLSSAIATSSAAWVVAATAWPSYAPWIAAAPIMLAGAALFLGFTAPTIAFSPVARFRVDLLEYLLWAAAIPLACWISGLYGTVRHLNLT, from the coding sequence GTGCCTGAATCCGATCCCGGTGTGCGCCGGGTCTGCATTCACGCCGGTGTTGACCGTGTCGATCTGGCCGTGCCCGCCGCAATGCCGGTCGCGACACTGATACCGGCGGTCGTCGACATCCTGGCAGCCGCAGACCACCGCAGCCCCAATCCGCCGGCGGCACCGGCGGCAACACGCTACCAGCTGGCCCGGCCCGGGGTGGCCCCGCTAGACCCGTCGACAACGTTGGCACAGAACGATATCCGGGACGGAACACTCCTTGTTTTAACCTGCTCCTCAACCGAGCCGACGCCCGCCCCGGCTGTCGACGACACGGCTGAGGCGATGTCTACCACACTTGGTGCGGTGACCCGGTCGTGGACCCCGAATGCGACCCGGCTCACGGGTGCCGCGACCGCGGGCTGGCTGGCCTGTACGGGTTTCGTTGTGTTGATGCGAAACATGTTTGTTACCAGCAGTTCTCGCCACCTTTTTCTCACCGCTGGCGTCGCGGCGGTGCTCAGTTGCGTGACATGGTCGGCCTCGGTGCTGTCGTACCGGGCATATCGCGACAAGGCGGTCACACTGACTCTGGGGCTGCTGGGTGTCGGATTCTCTGCTGTAGCAGGCTTTTTCACGGTGCCGGGCGGACCGGCCGCACCCAACCTCTTGCTCGCCGCCACGGCAGCCGCTGTCACTTCGGTGCTGACTGTACTGGTAACCGGCTGTAGCGCTCCCTGTTTCGCGTCGATAGCCTGCGTCGCGGTGGTCGTCGCCGTCGGTTCGGTCGCCGCCGTGACCACCGCGGTTCCGTTGACCGTCCTCAGTTCGGCAGCGGCGGTGGCCTCGCTTGGGCTGCTTGAAGCGTCGGCGCGGGTGTCGATCGTGGCGGCGGGGTTGTCACCCTGGCCGGATCTCGACGCAGATAGTGCCGTACCGGCTGCGGATTGCCTGGCTGCCAAAGCGGTTCGGGCGGATAGTTGGCTGACCACGCTGACCGGGGCGTTCTGCTGGACAGCCGGTGCCGGCGCAGTCGCCACCGCTGTCGGAGTACACGGCAGCGGGGCACCCCGCCTCGGCAGCGTCGTGTTCGCCATAGTGGTGGGCGCTGTGCTGTTGTTACGTGCGCGCGCACAGGCGAACACCCGGCGAAGGGTGCTGCTTCTGAGCAGCGCGATCGCCACGAGCAGCGCTGCTTGGGTGGTAGCCGCGACGGCTTGGCCGTCGTATGCCCCGTGGATCGCTGCGGCGCCGATCATGCTGGCCGGAGCGGCGCTATTTCTGGGTTTCACCGCGCCGACGATCGCATTCTCGCCTGTGGCGCGCTTCCGCGTTGACCTCCTGGAGTATCTGCTGTGGGCCGCCGCGATCCCTCTGGCATGCTGGATCAGCGGCCTCTACGGCACCGTCCGTCATCTGAATCTGACGTGA